One Setaria viridis chromosome 3, Setaria_viridis_v4.0, whole genome shotgun sequence DNA window includes the following coding sequences:
- the LOC117849693 gene encoding prolamin PPROL 17D: MKIFIVLALLTLAASSASAQQPGYYGSLHPCGEFLRQRCPAVTGWPYAWSRTWQPSSCMAMHQQCCLQLRQVEPLHRCQEVCSLVETTVQQMMLQGSEYYELQHAALGAKNLPAMCGISLPSYCTTPCAIAGGGACC, from the coding sequence ATGAAGATCTTCATCGTGCTCGCTCTCCTCACTCTCGCAGCTAGCAGCGCCTCTGCGCAGCAGCCAGGCTACTATGGAAGCCTGCACCCATGTGGCGAATTCCTCAGGCAGAGGTGTCCCGCGGTCACAGGGTGGCCCTACGCCTGGTCGCGCACATGGCAGCCAAGCAGCTGCATGGCGATGCACCAGCAGTGCTGCCTGCAGCTCAGGCAAGTGGAGCCGCTCCATCGATGCCAGGAGGTCTGCAGCTTGGTTGAAACTACAGTACAGCAGATGATGCTGCAAGGCTCCGAGTATTATGAACTTCAGCATGCTGCTCTGGGTGCCAAGAACCTGCCGGCCATGTGTGGCATTTCACTGCCCAGTTACTGCACCACTCCGTGCGCCATCGCTGGTGGCGGTGCCTGCTGCTGA
- the LOC117847840 gene encoding uncharacterized protein, which yields MQSMDCGSRGGGRRLKDRLAELLRPANSLLRSPCSSTSSTSKAFTATVAATTTTITTMSTSSTSTTAANYTIASALKLVPRAEPFSAALDRLRHPPPERTRSNDKEGNSSSRHGSRRRRSKSVVEKAGGVRTLSSNPYGFTSSGEEEEDDTDDYCYGDGDTEAFMSSKSLMSSDSSSFYTSRKLPPPPTNKSRRQRRKRRRCRRPAASCVAEACGAGAVREPGFRPLVATTTTAAAAEEVRRGLAVVKRSRDPYGDFRESMVEMIVGRQVFGAAELERLLRSYLSLNAPRFHPVILQAFSDIWVVLHGG from the coding sequence ATGCAATCCATGGACTGCGGCagcagaggcggcggccggcgcctcaAGGACCGCCTCGCCGAGCTGCTCCGCCCGGCCAACTCTCTCCTCCGCTCCCCCTGCAGCTCCACGTCGTCCACCTCCAAGGCTTTCACGGCCACCGTTGCCGCCActaccaccaccatcaccacgaTGTCGACCTCCTCCACTTCCACTACCGCTGCCAACTACACCATCGCCAGCGCCCTGAAGCTCGTCCCCCGCGCCGAGCCCTTCTCCGCCGCTCTCGACCGCCTGCGCCACCCTCCTCCCGAGCGCACGCGCAGCAACGACAAGGAGGGGAactcctcctcccgccacggcagccggcggcggcgttccaAGAGCGTCGTCGAAAAGGCCGGCGGCGTCAGGACGCTCTCGTCCAACCCCTACGGCTTCACCTCTtctggcgaggaggaggaggatgacaccGACGACTACTGctacggcgacggcgacacggAGGCCTTCATGTCCTCGAAAAGCCTCATGTCCTCCGACTCTTCCAGCTTCTACACGTCCAGGaagctgccgccaccacccacgAACAAGAGCCGCCGCCagcggaggaagcggcggcgttgtcggcggccagcggcgagcTGCGTGGCGGAGGCGTGCGGAGCCGGCGCCGTGAGGGAGCCGGGGTTCCGCCCGCtggtggcgacgacgacgacggcggcggccgccgaggagGTGCGGAGGGGGCTGGCGGTGGTGAAGCGGTCGCGGGACCCGTACGGCGACTTCCGGGAGTCGATGGTGGAGATGATCGTGGGGCGGCAGGTGTTCGGCGCGGCGGAGCTGGAGCGGCTGCTTCGGTCGTACCTGTCGCTCAACGCGCCGCGCTTCCACCCCGTCATCCTCCAGGCATTCTCCGACATATGGGTCGTCCTCCACGGCGGCTAG